The Sediminispirochaeta smaragdinae DSM 11293 genome has a segment encoding these proteins:
- a CDS encoding efflux RND transporter permease subunit produces the protein METDNSPRSLHPKRKLFLLITLMLLSLIFSRSIDLGYLPESGMKAISVQIEYKGVFQEQIERLITSPLENELQSIPGIKRISSVCEQESATITIFFHDTAQLDRSYLLVRDVTERLYASLPEGVQRPVLLKSDMKSRPVFILAVDYDQDISEEELRTRFENVEGTGRVEIGGAPQKEVQIRFSPWLLAHCGLTLSDLNNALGSWNLIRSWNVANHLPAIVDSRVRSISDIAQLPVGRNLRIGDVADISLDQTPRKSLALFNGKASILVSVSKAGDANSVRLCAGLREASKAIPNATIVYDHGAHIESALKQVAINIGIGILAVSLLTMLILKRAAPALLICLNIPFSLVITIAGLKVFGFSLDIMTLSGLAVGTGMVIDAGVVFVEDESHYSRYSILVSGISTISVFLPLIFAPHSLQTAYAGIALSISMMITASMLYVFFILPDLLASMEGDKGNQVKIEEKSSPMKGHAIISRIRLPVIIALPLICLAVFYLAAGMQIQESDPAEQESFRFYLEFPPGANLDMVQSRASGPLSRISSIAGVKFFSATLKPERVEASVHLVPGGDHYSVRSAIQNVTRAIPEAFLYFPEKGAEDQSLSIITTGPETERLKAINADLAKRIQAELGYDDIVFHYKEVLPTNYLSFDSDYLTLSSTLPISLYNYLFSSLSGPVTGKWYTPLLPQGYADIRFFASQAGGYSTKQLLSMTVPLGNGSYTRVDSIATLDKRQETGNIYHFGRERSATMSVSVPRDAIKDAIEHLRLLSDASDYPTGYRSYVAPYYLETARQQQQLILVLVLSTACVFIVLMFHFEKITSTLLCMLQIPLSFSLPLIYFFLSHRAVDSAALIGLILVGGIAVNNGVLVLNELKGIEKNGRTIGLALRKKSPSIIISSLTTIAGIIPLLFKGNQSQAILASFSLTIALGVGASMLFLYLSFFALFPISHRPTSHRR, from the coding sequence ATGGAAACCGATAATAGCCCAAGAAGCCTACATCCGAAACGAAAACTCTTTCTTTTGATTACGCTCATGCTGCTTAGTCTGATCTTTTCAAGATCAATCGATCTGGGCTATCTCCCCGAATCCGGTATGAAGGCAATATCCGTACAAATTGAGTATAAGGGCGTCTTCCAGGAGCAGATCGAGAGGCTCATAACATCTCCCCTTGAAAACGAACTGCAATCCATCCCGGGAATAAAACGGATCAGTTCCGTCTGCGAACAAGAATCGGCAACAATCACGATTTTTTTCCATGATACCGCTCAACTTGACCGTTCCTACCTTCTGGTCAGGGATGTCACAGAAAGGCTTTATGCAAGCCTGCCCGAGGGGGTACAACGTCCGGTGCTTCTGAAAAGCGATATGAAGTCCAGGCCTGTTTTTATTCTCGCTGTCGACTACGATCAGGATATCTCCGAAGAGGAACTACGTACCCGATTCGAAAACGTTGAGGGAACGGGAAGGGTCGAGATCGGTGGAGCCCCGCAAAAAGAGGTACAAATACGCTTTTCTCCGTGGCTGCTGGCCCATTGCGGGCTTACCCTTTCCGATCTGAACAATGCCCTCGGATCGTGGAATTTGATTCGCTCATGGAACGTCGCAAATCATCTGCCGGCAATCGTCGACAGCAGGGTGAGGTCTATTTCGGATATAGCGCAACTCCCGGTCGGCAGAAACCTCAGGATAGGTGATGTCGCCGACATCAGCCTTGATCAGACTCCGCGGAAATCCCTTGCCCTTTTCAACGGTAAGGCATCTATTCTCGTCTCGGTATCCAAGGCCGGTGATGCGAACAGCGTCCGGCTATGTGCAGGACTTCGGGAGGCGTCGAAAGCGATCCCCAATGCCACCATCGTCTATGATCATGGGGCACATATCGAGTCGGCGCTCAAGCAGGTGGCAATCAACATAGGGATAGGCATCTTGGCCGTATCCCTTTTGACCATGTTGATTCTTAAAAGAGCGGCCCCAGCCTTACTTATTTGTCTCAATATCCCTTTTTCCCTGGTCATCACCATCGCGGGCCTGAAGGTTTTCGGCTTTTCCCTGGACATCATGACCCTATCGGGCCTTGCCGTAGGAACGGGTATGGTGATAGATGCGGGAGTCGTTTTTGTGGAAGATGAGTCCCATTACAGCCGCTATTCCATTCTTGTCTCCGGGATATCGACCATATCGGTCTTTCTCCCGCTGATTTTTGCCCCGCATAGCCTGCAAACGGCTTACGCGGGAATTGCCCTGTCAATTTCGATGATGATCACGGCCTCAATGCTCTACGTTTTTTTCATTCTCCCCGATCTCCTGGCTTCGATGGAGGGCGATAAGGGAAACCAGGTAAAGATTGAGGAAAAGAGCTCCCCTATGAAGGGCCATGCCATAATCAGCAGGATTCGTCTCCCCGTTATCATCGCTCTGCCGCTTATCTGCCTGGCCGTTTTTTATCTGGCCGCGGGTATGCAGATACAAGAATCAGATCCGGCGGAACAAGAAAGCTTTCGCTTTTATCTCGAATTTCCCCCGGGGGCGAACCTCGATATGGTACAAAGCAGGGCATCCGGCCCACTCTCACGGATTTCTTCGATAGCGGGGGTGAAATTTTTTAGTGCAACCCTCAAACCGGAACGTGTCGAGGCAAGCGTACACCTTGTCCCCGGCGGTGACCACTATTCCGTACGGTCCGCCATACAGAACGTGACACGGGCCATACCTGAGGCTTTCCTCTATTTTCCCGAAAAGGGTGCTGAGGATCAAAGCCTGTCGATCATCACCACTGGCCCGGAGACGGAACGTTTGAAGGCCATAAACGCAGATCTTGCCAAAAGGATCCAGGCGGAACTCGGATATGACGATATTGTTTTTCACTATAAAGAGGTCCTGCCGACAAACTACCTAAGCTTCGACAGTGATTACCTTACCCTTTCCTCAACCCTGCCGATTTCGCTCTACAATTACCTCTTCAGTTCCCTTTCCGGCCCTGTGACAGGGAAATGGTATACGCCGCTTTTGCCTCAGGGATATGCCGATATCCGTTTCTTTGCCTCGCAGGCGGGAGGATATTCCACAAAGCAGTTACTTTCGATGACGGTTCCTCTTGGAAACGGAAGCTACACAAGAGTCGATAGCATTGCTACGCTTGATAAACGGCAGGAGACGGGAAACATCTATCATTTCGGAAGGGAACGAAGCGCAACCATGTCGGTGTCGGTTCCCCGGGATGCAATAAAAGATGCGATAGAACATCTCAGACTGCTCTCCGATGCAAGCGACTACCCAACCGGCTATCGCTCATATGTTGCCCCCTACTATCTTGAAACGGCAAGGCAGCAGCAACAACTCATCCTGGTCCTCGTACTGTCGACAGCCTGTGTCTTCATCGTACTCATGTTTCATTTTGAAAAGATCACCAGCACACTCTTGTGCATGCTGCAAATTCCCCTCTCCTTTTCACTGCCCCTCATCTATTTTTTCCTTAGCCACAGGGCTGTCGACAGTGCAGCCCTGATTGGTCTGATTCTCGTAGGTGGGATTGCCGTTAATAACGGCGTTCTGGTGCTCAACGAACTCAAGGGAATAGAAAAAAACGGCCGTACTATCGGTTTGGCACTGAGAAAAAAATCACCGTCGATCATCATCAGCAGCCTGACAACCATTGCGGGCATCATTCCACTCCTTTTCAAAGGGAACCAGAGTCAGGCCATATTGGCTTCTTTTTCCCTCACCATCGCCCTCGGGGTCGGTGCATCAATGCTGTTTCTCTATCTTTCGTTTTTCGCCCTCTTCCCCATTTCTCACAGGCCTACTTCCCATAGACGATGA